Sequence from the Pararhizobium gei genome:
CGCAGCAGCGCGAGCGCGCTGTCTTCGTTCTCGACTGGCTTTCGCCCGTCGGGAGAAGGACGCATCGGAACAGCGACCTGCGTCTGGGCGACCACTTCGGCCACCGGCCCCATCAGCGCCAGCATATGGCTCACGAGGTGGCAGCCGAGATCGCCGAGCGCGCCAAGTCCGCCACCTTCGTGAGTCATCCGCCACGACCACGGGAGGAGCGGGTCGGCGGAATAATCCTCGTCATACACGCCGCGGAAGGCAAGCGGCTTGCCGATCACGCCTTCGCCGATCAGCTTGCTTGCCGCCTGGAAAGCGGGGCTTCTCAAATAGTTGTAGCCGAGCATGGTCGCCTGGCCGGGATGTTCTTTTGCCGTTGCCGCCATCGCCTCGGCATCGGCAAGCGTAAGCGCCATTGGCTTTTCGAGCCAGACATGTTTGCCGGCCTTGAGCGCCGCTTCCGCAATCGGCCGGTGCATGCCGTTGGGCGCAGTGATCGAGACGACGTCAACCTTCGGATCGGCCACCGCCTGTTCCCAATGCGCTGTCGCGCGGGCAAAGCCGAACTGGCGCGCAAAACGATCCGCGCTCTCCGGCGTGGCATCCGAAAGGATTTCGAGGCGATGATGTGCGCCGCCGAAAACGGCGGCAACATTGCGCCAGGCCATGGCGTGGCATTTGCCCATGAAGCCAGTGCCGATCAGCGCAATACCCAGCGGACGTTCTGGTAGGGTTGAAGAGCGTACCACTGGAAACCTCAGACCGTTCCGCCGAGAGAGCCTTCGAGGGAGGCCATTTCCTGGCCACCGGCCATCATGTCCTGCAGCTGTGCTGCCGTGATGTCTCCGCGTGTCGCCGTACCGAGCGTCTGGCCGCGATTGAGCACGGTAAAGCGGTCTCCGACCGCCATCGCATGCCGGACATTGTGCGAGATGAACACCACGCCGATGCCCTGCTCGCGCACACGCTTGATAGTGGCCAGCACGTTGGCGGTCTGCCGCACCCCGAGTGCCGACGTCGGCTCGTCGAGGATCAGGACCTTGGCGCCGAAATAGACGGCACGGGCGATAGCCACCGTCTGGCGCTCGCCACCCGAGAGCGTGCCAACCGCCTGGTCCGGCGCGCGAAGGTTGATACCCATCTTGCGCATTTCCGCCATGGTAACTTCGTTGGCATGATCGATATCGAAGCGCTTGAACAGGCCGCGTCCCTTGGTCGGCTCGCGGCCCATGAAAAAATTGCGCGTCACCGACATCAGCGGGATCATGGCGAGATCCTGGAAGACGGTGGCGATGCCCGCTTCCATCGCATCGCGCGGGCTGCCGAAGGAAAGCGGCTTGCCCTCGAAGGTGATGGACCCTTCGGTGGGTTTGTGTACGCCCGACATGGTCTTGATAAAGGTCGACTTGCCGGCGCCATTGTCGCCGAGCAGGCAATGGCATTCGCCGGCTCTAAGGTCAAAGGTCACACCGTTGAGCGCAATGACGTTACCATAGTGCTTCTTGATGTTTTCCATGTGGATGATTGGTACGGACATGGTCAACGCTCCCCGGTCACACGTCGGCGAATGACGTTGTTGAAGATGACGGCGAGCAGCAGCATAGCGCCAAGGAAGACTTGGAACCAGTCCTGGTCGAAGCGCGTATAGGTGAGGCCGATGGTGACCATTCCGAAAATGATCGCACCGAAGAAGGCGCCGATCGCCGAACCGTAACCGCCGGTCAGAAGGCAGCCGCCGATGACCGCAGCAATGATCGCCTCGAATTCCTTCATGAACCCACGGCGCGCGTCGGTGGACCCGGCATCCATCACGGTAATGATGGCAACCAGCGCCGCAGCCATGGCCGTCAGCATGAATAGCGAGATTTTAACACGACGCACGGGCACACCGGAATTCTGTGCAGCGCGGGCGTCGCCCCCGGTCGCAAAGATCCAGTTGCCAGCGGGAGTGCGCAGGAGGACGTAGGTTGCGACCAGCGCGAAGGCGCCGAACCAGATGATTTCGACCGGGATGCCCGGGACTTTCGGCACGCCCGACTTGAAGCTGTCGACGATACCCGCTTCGGCCAGCCATCTCATGGTAAAGCCGAAAGCGTCACCCGAAAAAAGCGGTGCCAGGAAGTCGCCTTCGACCGCTTCGCGGATACCGCGCAACTGGGTCGAGCCACCGGTGAAAACTTTCAAACCAACCAGCGATGCGCCGCGAAGTACAAACAGGCCGGCAAGGGTGACGATAAAGGATGGCAGACCGGTGCGAAGCACGATCATGCCATTTGCCGCGCCAAGAGCTGCAGCCAGTAAGAGTGTCAGTGGTATGGCAAGCATCAGCGGCATGCCGACATTCACGACGAAAACGCCGAACATCATGCCGGCAAAAGCCACCATGGAGCCGATCGAAAGATCGAATTCACCGCCAATCATCAGCATGGCCGCAGCGATGCCAAGGATGCCAAGCTGTGCTGCCGGCGTCATGAAATTCATGACACCCGACAGGGTGAACATGGTGCGGTCGGCGGTGATCATAAAGAACAGCGTAACGAGGATCACACCCCCTATCGCCCCTAGCTCCGGCCGTTTCATGATTTTCGTGACCACGGATTCGGCCTTGATCCGCTCGTCCGCACGCCCGATTGAGTCTGTCGACATTGTTCTGTCCCCTGATCGGTGGCCGGGCCGCAGTTGAGAATGCGGCCCGGAGCGATGTGTTTAACGAATGCCCTGGGCCGAAAGATCGATGACCTTGGCAGCGGCGTCCTTGGTCACGAGGTTCGGGCCGGAGGGAACGTCACCACCGGGTATCAGGCCGTACTGTGCATTGAGGGCGAGGAAGGCGACGGGGAGATAGCCCTGCAGGAACTGCTGCTGATCAATCGCGAACGCGGCCTTGCCGTCTGTGACATCCTTGAGGAAGCCGGCCGACAGGTCGAACGTTGCGATCAGGACGTCATCGCGTCCGAGCGCCTGTGCCGCCTTGACGGCCGGTTCTCCCACGAGGGAAGCGTTGAGCCCGAGCACGACATTGACATCCTTGTCGGACTCCAGCGCCGCACGCACCTTGGATTCGACTTCGGTCGGATCGGTGCTGGTCGGAAGGACGCTGACGTCCTTGCCGAACCCTTCCTTGAAACCGGCGCAACGCAGGTCGAGCGAGACGTTGCCCACCTCCTGGTTGACACAGATGCCTTTCTTGCCGCCCATTTCAGCGAGCTTCTGGCCGGCGATCTTGCCAGCATCGAACTCGGACTGACCGACGTGCAGCTTGGCGCCGAGTTTGTGCGCGACATCAGATCCTGAATTCATGGAAATGACCGGGATGCCGGCATCGACGGCACGCTTGATCGACGGGCCGAGCGCATCGGCATCCGGGATGGAAACGACGATGCCATCGGGATCCTGGTTGACCGCAGCGTCGATCATCTGGCTCATTTGAACCATGTCAAACGTTT
This genomic interval carries:
- a CDS encoding Gfo/Idh/MocA family protein — translated: MVRSSTLPERPLGIALIGTGFMGKCHAMAWRNVAAVFGGAHHRLEILSDATPESADRFARQFGFARATAHWEQAVADPKVDVVSITAPNGMHRPIAEAALKAGKHVWLEKPMALTLADAEAMAATAKEHPGQATMLGYNYLRSPAFQAASKLIGEGVIGKPLAFRGVYDEDYSADPLLPWSWRMTHEGGGLGALGDLGCHLVSHMLALMGPVAEVVAQTQVAVPMRPSPDGRKPVENEDSALALLRFVSGAQGSFATSRVARGRKCRLQWEVHGQDGTIVFDQENMNELWVHRAGDAGFVRHLTGPDQPDFAAFCPAPGHNFGFNEQKVIEARDLLAAIAGSPNVGPDFAQGLNIEKIIHAIAASNGAVIRIERQDAL
- a CDS encoding ATP-binding cassette domain-containing protein; translation: MSVPIIHMENIKKHYGNVIALNGVTFDLRAGECHCLLGDNGAGKSTFIKTMSGVHKPTEGSITFEGKPLSFGSPRDAMEAGIATVFQDLAMIPLMSVTRNFFMGREPTKGRGLFKRFDIDHANEVTMAEMRKMGINLRAPDQAVGTLSGGERQTVAIARAVYFGAKVLILDEPTSALGVRQTANVLATIKRVREQGIGVVFISHNVRHAMAVGDRFTVLNRGQTLGTATRGDITAAQLQDMMAGGQEMASLEGSLGGTV
- a CDS encoding ABC transporter permease; amino-acid sequence: MSTDSIGRADERIKAESVVTKIMKRPELGAIGGVILVTLFFMITADRTMFTLSGVMNFMTPAAQLGILGIAAAMLMIGGEFDLSIGSMVAFAGMMFGVFVVNVGMPLMLAIPLTLLLAAALGAANGMIVLRTGLPSFIVTLAGLFVLRGASLVGLKVFTGGSTQLRGIREAVEGDFLAPLFSGDAFGFTMRWLAEAGIVDSFKSGVPKVPGIPVEIIWFGAFALVATYVLLRTPAGNWIFATGGDARAAQNSGVPVRRVKISLFMLTAMAAALVAIITVMDAGSTDARRGFMKEFEAIIAAVIGGCLLTGGYGSAIGAFFGAIIFGMVTIGLTYTRFDQDWFQVFLGAMLLLAVIFNNVIRRRVTGER
- a CDS encoding sugar ABC transporter substrate-binding protein — its product is MKRLLAAVATATLVAAATPVFATDIIVVAHGQANDPFWSVVKNGAEKAAKDTGVNVEFRSPETFDMVQMSQMIDAAVNQDPDGIVVSIPDADALGPSIKRAVDAGIPVISMNSGSDVAHKLGAKLHVGQSEFDAGKIAGQKLAEMGGKKGICVNQEVGNVSLDLRCAGFKEGFGKDVSVLPTSTDPTEVESKVRAALESDKDVNVVLGLNASLVGEPAVKAAQALGRDDVLIATFDLSAGFLKDVTDGKAAFAIDQQQFLQGYLPVAFLALNAQYGLIPGGDVPSGPNLVTKDAAAKVIDLSAQGIR